The genomic DNA TTGAACGGATGGCCATCCCAGAGGGTGAGGACGCGGGTGTTGAAATCACCCGGGGGCGCGAAGCCGCGCACCCCCAGGTAGGTGTAGGTCCGATCGTCGGAGACGAAGATGCCGCGCACGGCGCTCAGGGCCTCGGCGAGCGTGGTGTAGCCGAAGGCACGCAGCTCCTCCTGGGAAATGACGGAGGTGGAGGCGGGCGCCTCGTCCACGCTCAAGAGATTCTTGGACGCCGCGCGCACCGGGGGCGGCACGTAGCGCAGGTCCGCGTGGACGCGCGTCTCCGCGTCCGCGTGCACCTGGACGCGCTGGTTCACGGGGCTCACGTCCCGGCTCTCCACCTCCAGGGTGTGCTCGCCTTGCGTGAGGGTGAGCACGGTGGGGGTGAAGCCCATGGGGCGTCCGTCCACTCGCACCGTGGCGTTGTCGCGATTGGCGGTGACGATGAGGCGTCCGGTGGGCGTGGGGCGCGGACTGAGCGCCACCGAGAAGGGCACGTCGTCATCGGCGACCACGTCCACCATCACCTGGGCCGGGGTGTGGTCGGGAGCGCTCACGTACAGCACGTGCTGGCCCGGGGTGAAGCGCAGGGTGCCGGGGACCCGTCCGAGCACGGGGCCGTCCGCGGACGCGCGTATCTGGGCGCCCACGGGCGTCCCCGTGATCCGCACCGTGCCGGTGATGAGCTCCAGGGTGAAGGCCTGCTGCTCGGCGCTTCCGCGTGTCAGCTCCACCGTCACCGTGGCGCGGCGATAGCCCTCCTTGCGCACCATCACCTCGTGGCGCCCGGGCGGCAGCGCGAGCATCTGGGGCGAGAGCCCCCGTGCGCCCAGATCCTCCCGGTCCACGAACACCTCGGCGCCCGGCGGCTCGGTGGTGACGCGCACCAGGGCCACCTTGGGCCGCAGCCGCTCCAGGGCCCGGTCCACCTCGGCCGCGTCGGCCGCGGGCAGGGCCTCCTGGGTGAGATCGTTGTAGTAGCGGTAGGCCTCGTTGTAGCGGCCCAGCGCCTCGTAGCAGCGCGCGATGTTGTAGAGGACGTTGCGGTTGGGCACCAGGCGGTAGCTGGTGAAGTAGGAGCGCAGCGCCTCGACGTACTGGCGCCGGGCATACGCCTGGTTGCCCACCTCGAAGCTCACATCCGCTTCATCCGCGGTGTTGCTGGCCCGCACGGCCGCTGGCACGAGCAGCAGCGACAGCAGGAGGCCCAGACGAAGCACATGCATGATCGCCCCCATTCTTTCACGCGGGCGTACCCCGTCCACCTGTCAGCGTGACAGGGCGGCGCCCAGGGCGCGGGCCGCGGCCTCCAACTCCTCCTCCGGGCGTGCCTCGGCGGGGAGCGCGTCGAAGGCGCCCCTTCCCCACAGCCGCCGGGGGGTGTCCCGGTAGCGTGGCACCAGGTGCAGGTGGAAGTGACGCAGCACGTCACCGATGGCGAACGCATAGGCGTGCTCGGCGCCAAGCACCTCGCGCTGGGCGCGCATCACCCGCGCGGCCCAGGCGCCCAGCTCCCGTGCTTCCTCCTCCTCCAGCTCATAGAGGGCGCGCGCGTGCCGCTCGCTCGTGAGCACCACCCAGCCGGGCAGGGGGCTCGGGGAGGCCACGCCATGGAGCACCAGCCCCGGTGGGCGGGCAATCACCCCTCCCACGGGCCGGACACTCCCGTTCACGAGGGCACAGCCCAGGCACGGGTCATTCACGTCCACGTCACTCATGGTCCCTCACGCTACCAGTGCCCGCCCGGGAGCGGGGATGGCCCCTGGGGGCGCGCCAACTTGACGCAGGAGGGGCCTGGGTCGGAGACTGCCGGGCCGCCGCCACGCGCGGAGAACATTTCAAGCCAAGCAGCCAAGGTGGGACGATGAAGAAGCATTGGGCATTCGTGTTGCCGCTCCTCGTGTTGGGTTGCGGTCCAGAGGACTCGAACGGGGATGGGATCGCCGACGGCATCCTCAAGCCGGATTCCGTGTCGGTGGTGGCTCCGGCCACGCCCAAGGGCACCGTCTCCGGCCAGGTGCTCGACACCCGCCTGGCGCCCCTCTCGGGCGCGGAAGTGAAACTGCTCATCGGCAGTGATGCGTCGGGTCAGTTCACCACCCAGACGGACGCCGCGGGCAACTTCATGTTCTCCAACGTGCCGGCGGGCTCCTCGGTCCTGGTGACCGCGAGCAAGGGCGGCTACGCCACGTTGCGCGCCAGCGCCCAGGTGCCCTCCAGCGCGGGCAACATCCCCATCAACAATGGCAACGCCAGCCTGGGCGCCATCCTGCTCGCCGAGACCGGCAGCAGTGTGAGCTTCACGCTGCTCACGCCCTCGGGCCACCCCGCGGCCAACGCCCGGGCGTACCTGGAGGCCACCCCCGCCGGCGCGCTCGCCTTCAACACCACCGATGCCACCGCCACCAGCTCGGTGATCGCCACCCCCGTCGTGGCCAATGAGATGGGCATCGTCACGTTCACCAACGTGCCCGCCCCCGCGGAGCTGGCGCGCATCGGTGGCGTGGAAGCCGCCGCGGGCGGCTACCGGCTCTTCGTGGATCCGGTGGACATCAACGGCGACGGCATCATCGACGCGGCCGGCTACGACAATAAGTTCGACGCCTCGACCCTGTTGACCACGGGCAGCTCGCAGCTCGTGCGCCTGGCCCTGCCCAACAACGGTACGGCCGGTACCTTCGGCCTGACGGCCACCAACCTCGCCAGCCTCCAGTCCGCCGACAAGCGGCCCTCGCGCAACCTGCTGCGCGACGGCGAGCCCATCTTCCTCGCCTTCAACCAGCCCGTGGCCCGCGACTCGCTCCTCGCCATCCTCACCGATGAGGCTGGCCGGGAGCAGATCGACGTCACGGTGACGCCCAACGCCACCGGGGATGTGTACTCGCTCACGCCCGCGGCCGGCCGCGTTCTCGAGGGCCAGGAGTACAACCTCATCGTGCGTGCCACCTCGGCCTACTCGGGCGCGGTGTTCTCCAAGAAGGGCTTCTTCGTGCGCGGCGACGTGAAGAGCCCGCGCCCGCTGTCGCTCGTGTCCGTCACGTTCAAGGACAACAACGTCACGGGCAACACCACGGGCGTGCTGGACGCGGGCGAGTGCGTCATCCTCACCTTCAACCAGACGGTGGTGCCCACCACCACCCTCCTCGAGGTCACGCTCTCGGGAGGCCCGGAGGTGCTGAACTTCAAGACCGTGGCGCCGGCCCCGTACCCCGCGCCCGCGACCAATCCCTGCTTCACCGGGGAGAGCACGAAGTTCCCCATCGAGCCGGGTTTCGACGCCACCACCCGATTCTACTTCGCCTACGGTGCGGCCGGGACGGCGGGTCCCCCGTCCATCAACCCGACCACCACCACGGCCAATGTCCGCATGGAGTTCACCAAGTTCCAGCCGCTGGATCTGTCCAGCTACTACGAGACGGCGTGGGGGTCCCCGGTGGCCGCCACGACGATCCTCGAGAAGCAGATGGCCCGGCCGTAGTCCCGCGGTCCCATGCTCCAGGCCGGAGTGCGAGGCCTGGGGCGCCCAAGTCATCATCGGCGTGAGCCAACTGTTGGCACCTGGACAGGAGCGCGGGGGGAAAGCCCGCGCTCCCCCCGGATGCCACGAGCGCATCCAGGGAGCCGTGCATAGCATGGTGGGCGTTTCCACCTCGCACGAGGGCTCCGCGCCATGACCGTACCGCTCACGCACACCCTCGATCGCAGGACGAAGGATGCCGCCGAGCCGGCGCGTGCCACCGAGCGCAGGCGCGTGCTCGTGGTCGACGACTTCGATGACGCCCGCGAGATGTACGCGGAATATCTGGAATTCGTGGGATTCCAGGTGGACGTGGCCCGCAACGGCGTCGAGGCGGTGGAGAAGGCCCAGGGCGCTCCTCCCGACATCATCCTCATGGACCTGTCCCTGCCGGTGATGGATGGCTGGGAGGCCACGCGCCGGCTCAAGCAGGATCAGCGCACGCGGAACATTCCCGTCATGGCGCTCAGCGGCCACGTGCTGGCGGGCAACGCCGAGCAGGCGCGGCAGGCGGGCGCGGACGAGTTCGTCGCCAAGCCGTGTCTCCCGCAGGACCTGGAGGATCGCATCCGCCGGATGCTCAAGCCGGACAAGTCCAAGACGAGCCCCTGAGTCGATCGGCTGTTCCCTCGTGTCTCTTCCCGGGGAGGCGCCGTGGACCTCCTGCCATCGCCGCGCGTGGATGCCGACGGGTGGACTCCCCCCGAGGCCTTCGACGAATACCGCCTGGTGCGCCCCCTGGGCCGTGGGGCCATGGGCCACGTGTATCTGGCCCATGACACCCTGCTCGACCGGCCCGTGGCGGTGAAGTTCGTGCGCGCGCTCGGCCCCGGCGCGCTCAGCCGCTTCCTCGTGGAGGCCCGCGCCGCCGCCCGCCTGCAGCACCCCAATGTCGTCACCCTCTACCGGGTAGGGCAATGGGAGAACCACCCCTACCTCATCTCGGAATTCGTCCGGGGCACGTCCTTGGATCGCCTGCCCCGGCCGCTGCCCTGGGAGCGCGTGCGGGCGATCGGGAGGGATCTGGCGCGGGGGCTGGGCGCGGCGCACCGGCGGGGCGTGCTGCACCGCGACATCAAACCGGGAAATGCCCTGCTCACGGAAACGGGGGAGGTGAAGCTCTTGGACTTCGGGCTGGCCAAGCTCCTGGACGAGGGCGCGCCGCCCCGGGAAGAGCCTCCCGCGCAGGGGGGCGAGGACCCGGAGCGGGTGGCGGGCCCGCTCGATGGGGTGACCCTGCCGTCCCTGCCCGAGGGGATGCGGGTGGGCACGCCCTACTTCATGTCCCCGGAAGCCTGGGCGGGTGATGCGCTCACGGCCCGCAGTGACGTGTACTCCCTGGGGCTGCTGCTCTACGAGCTGTGCGCGGGGCAGGGGCCCTTCCGGCATGTGCCTCCCCGGGAGTTGTGCCTGGCGGTGTGCTCGCGTGACGCGCGCCCCCTGGCCGAGGCCGTACCGGGAGTGGATCCCGACTTCGCGGCGGTGGTGGACAAGTGCCTGCGCCTGGTGCCCGAGGAGCGCTTCGCCTCGGCGGTGTCGCTCCTGGACGCGTTCGGCCACCTGACGCGGGACGAGCGGGCGGACGCCCTGCCCGAGGGCAATCCCTACCGGGGCCTGCAACCCTTCGAGGCCGAGCACCGCGCGCTCTTCTTTGGCCGGCAGCGCGAGCAGCGCGAGGTGCTGGAGCGGCTGCGCTCCGAGCCCTTCCTGCTCATCACCGGAGACTCGGGCGTGGGCAAGTCGTCCCTATGTCTGGCCGGTGTGCTGCCCCGCATGGCCGACGGCGCGTTGGAGGACGGGCGGCGCTGGCGCGGCGTGCGGCTCATTCCCGGCCGACGTCCCGTCATCGCGCTCGCCGCCGCCATCGCCCCCGCGCTGGGCATGGACGAGGACGGGCTCGCCAACCTGCTGCGCGCGGACCCCACGGGCCTCGCGCGCCAGTTGAGGGCCCGGCTGCGCGCGGACGAGGGCTTGCTCCTCTATGTGGACCAGCTGGAGGAACTGGTGACGCTCGCGGGGGACGCCCAGGCCGCCCAGGTGGGGATCGCGCTCGGGGAGATCGCCGCGGGTGTGTCCGGTGTGCGCTTGCTGTCCACGAGCCGCAGCGACTTCCTCACCCGGCTCACCGCAGTGCCAGGCCTGGGCGCGGCCGTGCCCGGGGCGCTCTATCTGCTGCGCGCGTTGGGGCCCGAGGAGAGCCACGAGGCGGTGGTGGGCCCGGCGCGGGCCAAGGGCGTGCGCTTCGAGTCCGAGGCCCTGGTGGACACGCTCGTGGCCTCCATCTCCGCGACGGAAGGAGGGCTGCCGCTGCTGCAATTCGCGCTCGCGGAGCTGTGGGAGGCGCGCGACGAGGCGCGGGGCGTCATCACCCAGGCGGCGTTGGACGGACTGGGAGGGGTGGCGGGCGCGCTGGCCCGGCACGCGGACGCGGCCGTGGCGCGCCTGTTGCCGGATCAACGGGCGGTGGCGCGTGGTGTGCTCCTGCGCCTCATCACGCCCGAGGGCACCCGGGCCCGCAGGACGGATGGCGAGCTGGTGGGGGAGGATCCCCGTCAACGCGCGGTGCTGGAGGCCCTGGTGCGCGCGCGCCTGCTCGTGGCGCACGAGGTGGATGGCGGCACCTGCTACGAGGTGGCCCACGAGGTGCTGCTCGACGGGTGGGGCACGCTCGCGCACTGGCTCGCCGAGGCCGCCGAGCGCCGCGAGGTCCAGGCGCGGTTGCAGGCGGCCTCCGCCCATTGGGAGCAGGTGGGAGGCGAGCGGGAATTGCTCTGGGGCTCACGGCAGCTCGCCGAGGCGCGCCTGCTCGAGCCCGCGGAGCTCACCCTCCGCGAGCGGGCCTTCCTGGAGGCCTCGCGCCGCACCCTGGTCCGCAGCCGGCGTCTGCGGCACGCGCTCGCCGTGGGCTTCGTGTTGTCGCTCGTGCTCGTGTACGGGGGCCTGCGGCTGCACGAGGAGGCGGGGCGGGACGCGGTGGTCCGCGACTGGCTCGCCGAGGCCGCCCTGTCCATGCGGGCCGCCCGGAACGAGCGGAATGTCTTCGTGCGAGCGCGCGAGGAGGCCTTCCACCACTACGACGCGGGGCGCATGGCGAGCGGAGACGCGGCATGGGCACGCGCTGTCACGGCCGAGGTCTCGCTCCACCGGCTCCTGGGCGAGGTGGGCGATCACCTGGAGCATGCCCTGGTGTTGGACCCCCTGCGCTTGGAGGTTCGCGAGGCCCTCGCCGACTTCCTCCTCGAGCGCGCCTTCCATGCCGAGCAGGCCTTGGAGACGGGGGAGTTGCCCGCGCTGCTGCACCGGTTGCGGCTGTACGACACGGGCGGCGAGCGCTGGCGGCGATGGACTCGGCCCGCGCGCGTCACACTCACCGTTCCCGGAGCGCTGGAGCGGGTGGAACTGCGGCCCGTGTCGCGCGACGGGGCGGGCCGCGAGGTGTTGGGGGCGCCCGTGCCCGTGGCGGGAGGGCCCTGGGTGGACAGGGAGGTGTCGCCGGGGGATTGGCGGCTCACGGTCTTCACCTCGGGCCACGAGCCCGTGCGCCTTCCCCTGCGCCTGCGGAGGGGCGAGCACCGGCGGCTGGGGCTCACGCCGATGCGCGCGGGCTCGCTTCCCCAGGGATGGGTATATGTCCCGGTGGGGCGGGTGCTCTTTGGCAGCGCGGCGGACGCGAGCGTGCGGAGCTTCTTCAACGCGCTCCCGCTGCACGAGCGGCGGACGGGCCCTTTCCTCATCGCCCGCCACGAGACGACCTACGCGGAGTGGATGGACTATCTCGCCGACCTGCCCAGACGCGAGCGCGAGCGGCGCCTGCCGCGCACGAGCACGCCCTACCACGGCATGCTCCAGCTGGAGCGCGAGGGGAGCACCTGGCGCCTGCGCTTCCAACCCGGCGGCGAGCCCTACACGGTGCGCGCTGGCGAGCGGCTGACGTATGCCCGGCGCGAGCGGCGCGGCTCCCAGGACTGGCTGCGCTTTCCCGTCACCGGCATCTCCTTCGAGGATGCGGAGGCGTACACGGCGTGGTTGGACCGGACGGGGCGGGTGCCCGGAGCGCGGTTGTGCACGGAGCTGGAGTGGGAGCGCGCCGCGCGAGGCGAGGATGGGCGCGAGTACCCCCATGGAGACGCGCTCGGTCCGGACGACGCCAACGTGGACCTGACGTATGGCAAGGAGCCCGGGGGCTTCGGTCCGGACGAGGTGGGCAGCCACCCGGCGTCGCGCAGTCCATTTGGCGTGGAGGACATGGCGGGCAACGCGTGGGAGTGGACGCGCTCGGCGGTGGAGCCCGGGAGGGTGGTGGCGCGCGGGGGGGCGTACTACTTCGCCTCCGCCTCGGCGCGCGTGGCCAACCGCGAGCTGCCCGAGCGCACCCTGCGCGACATCACCGTGGGCCTGCGCGTGTGCGCCGACGTGCCCCGGTGATGCGCGGCTTCACTTCCCGGACGGTGGGACGAAGCGAATGCCCGGCAGGCCCGCCACGGGGGCCTCGAAGGCGAACAGGTTGCCCTCCTCGGGCCGCTGCCGCCTCTCCGCCTCGCTCAGCGTGTGGTTGGCCGAGGTGACATAGATGGTTTTCAGATCCTCGCCGCCGAACGCGGGCTTGGTGGGGTTCCGCACCGGCATGCGCACCTCGCGCTCCACGCGACCCGTGGGGTCGAAGCGGACGACCTTGCCGGCGCCGTGGATGGCGCACCACAGGAAGCCTTCCGAGTCCACGCTGGCTCCGTCCGGGCCCGAGCCCTCCTCGACGCGGGCGAAGACGCGCTCGTTGAGGGGCAGGCCCAGGTGCGGGTCATAGTCGGCGGCCCAGATGGTCTTGCGGGGCGTGTCGCCGAAGTACAGGGTGCGGCCATCCGGGCTCCATGCCAGCGCATTGGCGATCTGGACGGGCCTCGTTCCCGCGTGCCACTTCCCCTCGCCGTCGTAGCGCCAGAAGGGGGCCTCGCGCGGAGCCGGGCTCGCGTCTCCGGGCTCCAGGGGCTCGTACATGGGGCCGATCCAGAAGCGGCCCTGCCGGTCCAATGCGCCATCGTTGAAGACGAAGCGGCGGGGATCGAACGGGGGCGGCGCGAGGAAGCGCAGGGAGCCATCGTCGAAGGTGAAGTCGAACAGCCCGGTGCGCAGCGCCACCACGGCCCCGGTCCGCGTCAGGGCATAGGAGCCGAGAGACGCGGGCATCTTCCAGGAGGTGTCCTGGCCCGTCCTCGGATCGAAGGCATGCAGCGCGGGCTCGCGCAGGCACAGCCAGAACAGCCGTCCGGAGTCCGCGTCCCAGACGGGATTCTCACCATTGAGGGACTGGGCCTTCAGGACACATCGCACCGGACTCGTCGTGCTCATCGCCCGCCGTTATGCCGGGCGCGGGTGGGCATGCCCATCACCATGCACGGGAGCACGCCGTCTCCATCGTCTGGCCGACAGTGGTGGCGGCGGGAATCGGACCTCAAAACAGACGGTCCGCGAGGTACCACAGCAAGGCCGTCCCGAGGCTGCACGGGATGACGAGGCTTCCCGTATCCAGGGAGGAGATCATCACCCCGCCGCTTCCCGTGGGGAGCAGCAGGATACCGGCCGCCACCAGCCACGTGACACCGAGGATGAACGCCCGCCGCAGGGGCCGCTCCCGCGGGGGCAGGCGCCGCAGGACCCGCTCCCGGAATCCATCGTCGGAGGGCTCGGACGGCAATTGCCGCTCGAGCAGCGTGTCGAGCCAGACCTCGTCATCGCGGCCGTTCATGGGGTCTCCTCGAGTTGCCGGCGCAGCTTCTCCTTCGCGCGCGCGACGTGGGTCTTGAGCGTGCCCAGGGGACAGTCGAGAACGACCGCTGCTTCCTCATGGGTCAACTCGTTGACGTAGGTGAGCACGAGCGCGGCCCGCTCGCGGGGCTTGAGCGACGCGAGCGCCCGCTCCAGATCGTAGCGCTCCAGGAGCAGGTCCGGGAGGGCGGCTTCCTCGGAGTCTCCGGCCTCCAGCGCGGGAGGCTCCAGGGGAACATCGCGGCTGCCTCGGTCGCGGCTGAAGAACACGTTGCAGGCGATGCGGTAGAGCCAGGATGAGAACTTCGCTCCGCCGCGATACCCACGCAGCCCCCGGTAGGCGCGCAGGAAGGTTTCCTGCGCGAGATCATCCGCCCACGCCAGGTCTCCTCCCGTCAGCCGGCGCAGCAGGCCGCGCACCGCGGACTGATGTCGTGCCACCAGCTCGCCGAAGGCACGCCGATCGTCACGCAGCAGCACCCGGGAGATGAGCTCGGCGTCCGAGGTCTCGTCAGGAGGAGAGGACATGGGGCGCGGGGACTACGGCTGGGGCTCTGGCCGGAGCGCGGACGACAGGGGGCCTCTTCCGCCCTGCAAGCGCCAGACGAGCAGGTGTCCCAACCCGATGAGGAAGAGCGTCAGCCCAGCGCCCCAGGCCCCCTCTGTGTCGGGGAGGGCCGCCAGGAAGACCGTCAGCCCCAGTCCCGCGGCGGACAGGATGATCCCCCTCCGCAGATCCGAGGGCTTGCGCGGGGGCGGAGCGAGCAGCCCCGGGGGGAGTTCCACTCCCTTCTCCACCATCATGCGCACCGTCTCGTGGATCATGCGCATCCTGCGGTAGCTGGCGTACAGCCAGGCCAGGAAGGCCGTCGCCATACAGCCGAAGAGGGAGACGCAGATGAGGACAGGGGTGGGATCGAACGGACTTCCGGCTTGCCGCTCCTCGCGCTGCTGGAGCAACTGGAAGAGTTGCTCCCGTGTGAGCCTCCCTTCCGGGTCGATCCGCCGCACCTCCGACTCCAACTGCTGGCTCTGAGCCACTGAGGGGGCGGGAGGAGGCTCGGGGACCTCGGGAGGAGGGGCGGACTCGGCCCGCCCTCCCACGGCCAGGGCGGCCAGGATGCACACGGTGAGTAGCTGTTTCTTCATGAAGGACTCCTTCCGTCGTTTTCTGGGCGGTAGGACTCCCGGACCCGGCACCTTGGATTCAGCCCCTGTTTTTTCTCCGCCCGTCCCCGTTTTGTCGAGAGCCACGCGCGAACCGCGGATTCACCGCGATCGTCCGCTTGCCATGGCCCGAGGCTGGCTTCTCGGTGTCTCCGTGCCCGTGGAGGTCGGGGACGCCAAGGCCGATGGTGTCTTTCTCGAAGGGAACAAGTCCATGCACAAGGAGAGGTGTCTCTCTTTGCTCCTGGCGGGGGTTGCGTCCTTCGTGGGAGGCTGCCAGCCCGAGGCGTCCACCCAGGATGCTCCGGAGACCCACACGGCCCGGCTCGAGGGCGCGGTGGGGTGCTGGAGCGCCTATCCTCCATGACCACGGGCTGCCTCGGTCACACGGCGACGCTGCTCGACTCAGGGCAGGTGCTGGCGACGGGCGGCTACCACTTCGATGCCCTGCGGGAGTCCGCTTCTGGCCCTCGCGGCGCGGCGTACCTGTACGACCCGGCCGCGAAGTCCTTTACCCCGGTGAGCCCCATGGCGAAGGCGCGCATGGGCCACATGGCCCTCCGACTCTACTCGGGCCATGTGCTGCTCTTCGGTGGCACGGCGGATGACAACGACGCCTCGTACTGGAGCGTCCCCGGAAGCGGATGAGGCTCGGGTAGACCTCGAGGACTCCTGCACCGCTCCGACCGGGGCAGTCAGTACGCCAGGGCGGACTATCGACAGGCGTTGGCTGCTCGCGGCATCGAGTGCCGCATGTCACCCATGAGCAACTGCTGGGACAACGCCGTGGTGCAGAGCCTCTTCAGCAGTGTGGCGTAGCGGGGAGAGGGTTTGCCAGCGGGACTGAGTTGAAGACTCCGTTCATGAGAGACGTTTCACAACGCCTCGCAAGGCTGACTGCCGAGCGACAGTTCAACCGACGGGCTTTTTCTCGGAACTAACGGTTTGTCGATGGCGGGTTGGTGAATGCGTTGGTTTCTAACGCCTTCGGCGGACAGGATCCAGGCCATATGGGTCTGGCGCGGGCGTCACTCAACTGTATGGGAGCGACATGGGACGTCGATGCCGTGAATGGATGAGGATGTTGTTCTTGCTCGGACTCTTGGGATGGATGACGGCCTGCCAGGAGCCTTCGGATTCGCGCTTGGTGGAGGCCCGGACGGCATTCGACTCAGCGACGAAGCTTGAGAAGGAAGGCAAGTACACAGAAGCCCTCATCCAGGCTCATCATGCACTCACACTCCGGGAAGCCATATTTGGACGCGAGCATCGGGAGGTCTCCAGTACGCTGAGCCTGGCGGGGAATCTCCATCGGAGGAAAGGGGAAATGACCCAGGCCGAACCCCTCCTGCAACGCGCGCTCGCCATCCAGGAGACGGCCCCTGGCGACAATCGTCTCGCCAGGGCCTCCACGCTCAGCGCGCTCGCCGGCGTCCACTGGGCGCGAGGATTGTACGGCCAAGCTGAATCATTATCAGTGCGAGCACTTGCTCTTCGTGAGGAGGCCTTAGGAAAGGACCATCCCGATGTCGCCGCCTCGCTCAACAACCTCGCCGCCATCTACTTCACGCAGAAATTGTACGATGAGGCCGAACCTCTCATGCAGCGCGCACTCACGCTCTATGAGGCCAATCTCGGGAAAACACATATCAAAGTCGCGGACTCGCTCAACAACCTCGCGGGCCTCTACTTCGAGCAGGGATTGTACGGACGAGTCGAACCCCTCATGCAGCGCGTGCTCGACATCAGGGAGACGGTCTTGGGCAAGACCCATCCAGATGTCGCCGTCTCGCTCAACAACCTCGCCATGCTTTATTCGCGCCAGGGACTGTACATCCAGGCGGAGTCGCTCTTCCTGCGTGCGATCGATATCGAGGAGGCCGTTCTCGGCAAGACCCATCCCGAGGTCGCCACGCTGCTCAACAACCTCGCAAACCTCTACGCGAAACGGATGATGTACGACCGGGCTGTTCCCCTCTCCCAGCGCGCGCTCGACATCCGAGAGGTCGCCCTGGACAAGGCCCATCCCAATGTCGCGGACTCGCTCAACGACCTCGCCTCCCTCTACCGGGAGCAAGGATTGTACGAGCAGGCCGAGCCCCTCTTCCAGCGCGCGCTCAACATCGGTGAGAATGGCCTCGACAAGACGCACACGCGAGTCGCTACCTCGGTCGGCAATCTCGCTTCCCTCTACCTCGATCTGGGTCGATACGAGCAGGCCGAGCCCCTCTTCCAGCGCGCGCTTTCTCTCATGGAGTCCACGCTGGGCAAGGAGCATCCCGACATCGCCTTACTCCTCGGCGATTTCGCTCAGCTCCGCATGGCCCAGAATCGCCTTGAGGAGGCCGTACCGCTCTATACGCGCGCCTTCGCGATCTCCGAACAGCGTCTGCGGCAGGAGGCGCTCGACTTCTCCGAATCGCGTCTGTCCGGTTTCCTCCGCCACCTGCGGAGCGCCGAGGAAACGCTCTACGCCTTGTTGCGTACGCATCCCGAGAACGCCCAGGTACGACGATTGGCATTGAGCGCGGCCCTCCTTCTCAAGGGCCGCTCCGTCGAGGAGACAGCGAGCATTTCTCA from Melittangium boletus DSM 14713 includes the following:
- a CDS encoding CHAT domain-containing tetratricopeptide repeat protein, whose protein sequence is MRMLFLLGLLGWMTACQEPSDSRLVEARTAFDSATKLEKEGKYTEALIQAHHALTLREAIFGREHREVSSTLSLAGNLHRRKGEMTQAEPLLQRALAIQETAPGDNRLARASTLSALAGVHWARGLYGQAESLSVRALALREEALGKDHPDVAASLNNLAAIYFTQKLYDEAEPLMQRALTLYEANLGKTHIKVADSLNNLAGLYFEQGLYGRVEPLMQRVLDIRETVLGKTHPDVAVSLNNLAMLYSRQGLYIQAESLFLRAIDIEEAVLGKTHPEVATLLNNLANLYAKRMMYDRAVPLSQRALDIREVALDKAHPNVADSLNDLASLYREQGLYEQAEPLFQRALNIGENGLDKTHTRVATSVGNLASLYLDLGRYEQAEPLFQRALSLMESTLGKEHPDIALLLGDFAQLRMAQNRLEEAVPLYTRAFAISEQRLRQEALDFSESRLSGFLRHLRSAEETLYALLRTHPENAQVRRLALSAALLLKGRSVEETASISHTLYRHLGADDRDTLEKLRDLRARLASLSLVGPGVLAPEDYQQQLKTLTAEGDTLEADLAKRSAPLRIRTALPRPAEIVERVAASLPTDGALVEFIAYQDSPLVPRPGTPKAQAPRQLRYLALVLLPDASTRAVDLGPADSIDAAASRMRDALARRDASFLLLAQALYRRAFQPLLPLLGTTRRLLLSPDGQLGLVPFAALHDGRNFLIDTFDVTYLTSGRELLPSPQSRAPLSSVLVLADPDFSAPFVSAPSSSDSNALERFFARSDLARGTWERLPGTREEAQGIKRLLPQADLLLGAEATKERLMALPTPGILHLATHGFFLGDPPGTSGSRGVGSLALPDGPPPPQPEPLLNSGLVLAGAFTSRSNATLLTALELAGFDLWGTQLVVLSACDTGLGEVHLGQGIYGLRRALVVAGAETVVSSLWAVNDGSTQQLMGAYYRNLLAGQGRASALREAMRALRRTHPHPYHWAPFIVLGSGAPLRGITPGTP
- a CDS encoding DUF6249 domain-containing protein, with the protein product MKKQLLTVCILAALAVGGRAESAPPPEVPEPPPAPSVAQSQQLESEVRRIDPEGRLTREQLFQLLQQREERQAGSPFDPTPVLICVSLFGCMATAFLAWLYASYRRMRMIHETVRMMVEKGVELPPGLLAPPPRKPSDLRRGIILSAAGLGLTVFLAALPDTEGAWGAGLTLFLIGLGHLLVWRLQGGRGPLSSALRPEPQP